The following are from one region of the Methanolacinia paynteri genome:
- a CDS encoding nitrogenase component 1, translated as MLDCVPKEPVTTHTTGKINPAKTCQPLGAMYAALGIHGCLPHSHGSQGCCAYHRMALTRHFRDPAMASSSSFTEGASVFGGAANLKTSIKNIFEIYNPDIIAVHTTCLSETIGDDIPTIIKQTEIPEGKYVIHCNTPSYYGSHITGFSNMCKGIVNYLAESDGNPKKEQANIFPGFVNPADMREVKRIVTEMGVQSIMYPDTTNVMDSPLLKKYEMYPMGGAKIEDIKDSGNSKLTLALGAWSSAEAAAILQEKCKVPGVPLKIPIGIKATDALIMAVKDGFGVEVPQSLEIERGQVIDTLIDTHFHYQGKKVAIFGDPDTVIAMTEFLITMGMIPKYVLTGTNGRKFEETISAMLEEAGIEGSKVKAEGDLFDLHEWIKEEPVDLLIGNTHGKYIARAEDVPFVRFGFPIFDRAVHPLMPVTGYRGCLRLIEMISNALLDRRDRDCADEDYELVL; from the coding sequence ATGCTCGACTGCGTACCAAAGGAACCTGTCACAACACATACTACAGGAAAGATCAACCCGGCAAAAACATGCCAGCCGCTCGGTGCGATGTATGCCGCCCTCGGAATTCACGGTTGTCTCCCGCACAGCCACGGGTCACAGGGATGCTGTGCATATCACAGGATGGCGCTCACCCGCCACTTCCGTGACCCTGCAATGGCATCATCAAGCTCCTTTACGGAAGGAGCTTCAGTATTCGGAGGCGCTGCAAACCTGAAGACATCGATAAAGAACATATTCGAGATCTACAACCCGGACATCATTGCAGTCCACACGACATGCCTCAGTGAGACAATCGGGGACGATATCCCGACGATCATCAAGCAGACCGAGATCCCGGAGGGCAAGTATGTCATCCACTGCAATACCCCGAGCTACTACGGCTCGCACATAACAGGGTTTTCGAACATGTGCAAGGGAATCGTAAACTACCTTGCAGAGTCGGACGGAAACCCGAAGAAGGAGCAGGCGAACATATTCCCCGGCTTCGTAAACCCTGCGGACATGAGAGAGGTAAAGCGGATCGTGACCGAGATGGGAGTTCAGTCGATAATGTATCCGGACACCACCAATGTTATGGACTCGCCCCTGCTGAAGAAGTATGAAATGTACCCGATGGGCGGGGCGAAGATCGAGGACATCAAGGACTCGGGCAACTCTAAGCTGACGCTCGCACTCGGTGCATGGTCGTCTGCAGAGGCAGCTGCGATCCTCCAGGAGAAGTGCAAGGTCCCCGGTGTCCCGCTGAAGATCCCAATCGGGATCAAGGCGACAGACGCTCTCATCATGGCGGTAAAGGACGGCTTCGGAGTAGAAGTCCCACAGTCCCTCGAGATCGAGAGGGGTCAGGTCATCGACACGCTCATCGACACACACTTCCATTACCAGGGGAAGAAGGTCGCTATATTCGGTGACCCGGACACTGTAATCGCGATGACCGAGTTCCTGATCACTATGGGAATGATCCCGAAGTATGTTCTTACGGGAACAAACGGCAGGAAGTTCGAGGAGACTATCAGCGCAATGCTCGAAGAGGCCGGAATCGAAGGAAGCAAGGTCAAGGCCGAAGGAGATCTCTTCGACCTTCACGAGTGGATCAAGGAAGAGCCCGTCGACCTGCTGATAGGAAACACACACGGGAAATATATCGCAAGAGCCGAGGACGTCCCGTTCGTAAGGTTCGGGTTCCCGATCTTCGACCGTGCAGTACACCCCCTGATGCCGGTTACCGGCTACAGGGGATGCCTTCGCCTGATCGAGATGATAAGCAATGCACTTCTCGACCGCCGTGACCGCGACTGTGCCGACGAAGACTACGAACTCGTATTGTAA
- the nifD gene encoding nitrogenase molybdenum-iron protein alpha chain → MTLTELNTDEIMTPYPDKVKKNRKKHIVAKTGEAASCPQIEANTRTVPGIISQRGCCYAGCKGVVVGPIKDMITITHGPIGCGYYSWGTRRNKARADEKTPPEHLFGTMCFSTDMQESDIVFGGEKKLTKMIDEVVEIFHPRAINICSTCPIGLIGDDLSAVSKAAEAKHGIQVLHYNCEGYKGVSQSAGHHIANNQIMERIIGTGTDELEGDYIINILGEYNIGGDGWEIERILKDIGYNVNSILTGDSAYVNIKNLHKAHLNLVQCHRSINYIAEMMETKYGTPWLKVNFIGVEATIESLRDMAQCFGDEDLISRTEIVIERELAAISPELERYRKICEGKTAFAFVGGSRSHHYQYLLRDLGMEVVVAGYEFAHRDDYEGREVIPTIKSDADSKNIPELHLEPDPEMYEEPHLHLKMSKEKYDKMVEMGKLGNYDGMYPDMIDGSVMIDDPNHYETEELIEIFHPDLLFSGVRDKYISHKMGVPSKQMHSYDYSGPYAGFRGAIIFAQDVANALSTPAWKMITPPWEKDETGGDE, encoded by the coding sequence ATGACACTTACTGAACTGAACACAGACGAGATAATGACTCCTTACCCTGACAAGGTGAAAAAGAACAGGAAGAAGCATATCGTCGCAAAGACCGGTGAGGCCGCCTCCTGCCCGCAGATCGAGGCGAATACGAGAACGGTCCCAGGCATAATATCCCAGAGGGGATGCTGTTATGCAGGCTGCAAGGGTGTGGTCGTAGGTCCGATAAAGGATATGATCACGATCACTCACGGCCCCATCGGATGCGGCTACTACAGCTGGGGAACAAGGAGGAACAAGGCAAGAGCCGATGAGAAGACACCCCCCGAACACCTCTTCGGAACGATGTGCTTTTCGACCGACATGCAGGAGAGCGACATCGTCTTCGGCGGCGAAAAAAAGCTCACGAAGATGATCGACGAGGTCGTCGAGATCTTCCACCCCAGAGCGATTAACATCTGCTCCACTTGTCCGATAGGACTTATCGGAGACGACCTGAGTGCAGTATCGAAGGCCGCAGAAGCAAAGCACGGGATTCAGGTTCTCCATTACAACTGCGAAGGATACAAGGGAGTCAGCCAGTCGGCGGGCCACCACATCGCCAACAACCAGATAATGGAGCGGATCATCGGAACAGGAACCGACGAGCTGGAAGGCGATTACATCATCAACATCCTCGGCGAGTACAACATCGGCGGGGACGGATGGGAGATCGAGCGCATCCTCAAAGATATCGGATATAATGTCAACTCGATACTTACCGGCGATTCGGCCTACGTGAACATCAAAAACCTGCACAAGGCACACCTCAACCTGGTCCAGTGCCACCGTTCGATCAACTACATCGCCGAGATGATGGAGACGAAGTACGGAACTCCCTGGCTGAAGGTGAACTTCATAGGAGTGGAGGCGACGATCGAAAGCCTTCGCGACATGGCGCAGTGCTTCGGGGACGAAGACCTGATTTCAAGAACTGAGATAGTAATCGAGCGCGAACTTGCCGCAATCTCACCGGAACTTGAAAGGTACCGCAAGATATGTGAAGGCAAGACAGCATTCGCATTCGTCGGCGGTTCACGAAGCCACCACTACCAATACCTCCTCAGGGACCTGGGGATGGAGGTTGTGGTTGCAGGTTACGAGTTTGCCCACCGTGACGACTATGAAGGCCGTGAGGTAATCCCGACGATCAAGAGCGACGCCGACTCGAAGAACATCCCCGAGCTCCACCTCGAGCCGGACCCCGAGATGTACGAGGAGCCCCACCTCCACCTGAAGATGTCGAAGGAGAAATACGACAAGATGGTTGAGATGGGAAAACTCGGCAATTATGACGGAATGTATCCCGATATGATCGACGGCAGCGTAATGATCGACGACCCGAACCACTACGAGACCGAGGAGCTCATAGAGATCTTCCATCCCGACCTGTTATTCTCGGGAGTCAGGGACAAGTACATTTCGCACAAGATGGGAGTCCCGTCAAAGCAGATGCACTCGTACGACTACAGCGGCCCGTACGCCGGATTCAGGGGTGCGATAATCTTCGCACAGGATGTTGCAAACGCACTGTCGACCCCTGCATGGAAGATGATCACCCCGCCCTGGGAAAAGGACGAAACCGGAGGAGATGAGTAA